Genomic DNA from Dermochelys coriacea isolate rDerCor1 chromosome 27, rDerCor1.pri.v4, whole genome shotgun sequence:
GTGTCTCTCGCTAACATGTCACATCCCTCGTccgtctttctctctctctctctctctcacacacacacacacacacacacacacacaatctctgcCCCTCTTCACACATGCACCGTGTCTCTCTTCGCCCCCGTCACTGTCTCAGACAATCTGTCACCCACCATATCTCAGTCACACCCACACCCCACCATGCGCctctttccacacacacacccaacacatacttgtattgttgttacttcttgatacTTCCTGCAATACACATATATTCTCTAATTTTATTCTTTcgaagtgctgttattttagttttttgactagtttatgcatttcataattttatttcttttatgcTTAAATGTAATCCTTTGAGTAGTGAGTACTAAAATGCCtatcctggctggagtaattattcctatggtaacttttaaaaaaagtatatatctaggatttttgtttctactggcaGCACACATCACCTCGATATTGGTGCAcctaacaaaattcattctgcatatggatggaaaaaatgagagagaacatAGGTGGGGTCCTGAATCAGTCTGCTACCTAAACCCAACTTACTTCAAGTGTTTTAGGGACACCTGAAAGGTTTAGATGAAAGTGAAGCAAATAATTGAAAGTCTGCTATGATAGGAAGATGAGCGTACGCCTGACTATGAATTTCAGTATTAACAGGTCTGACTTGTCATTTGGATTTGCTGTGCCTGCCATACTAATGAACTAATGACTCCTACATTCCTAAGCAGGTAGGCAAAATGGCTGAAAAACCAGCTGGAATGTCAAGCAAGTATTGTAAGGCTGGCATGGATTACAAGCAAATTTTAACTGGAGAGTTGAATATAATTGGAAGAATCTAATCTAGACATTGACAGCAGGAATGGGGCAGAGTGACAACAGATCAGCCTTgcaagaaaaactgaaatttacCAGCTCAGGTACAAATACCATTTGCCCACCCTCCTCATGAGGATAATTAAGATGCTAAGGATATTTGCTCCACTAAATTAAGATTTAGTCTCCCCAGAACAGCAAAATTTCAAAAGGCTGAATTAAAAGAAGTCCAAAAACATCAATCTCACCTATACAGGAATTCTTCCCCCACGCCACCTAATCTCTCCCAGGCAGAGACTGCACCAGGGCTGTTCACTAGCAAGAATGTATAGGGTAGTTCCAGTTTCAGAAGATAAATATTTTCATTCCCCACAGCCAGTTCATTGTCTAGCCTGGAACCTTTTCCTGGTTAGGATcagagattccaaagccagaagcaaccattgtgatcatgtggTCTGACATCCTGTGTAATACAGGCCCTGGAACTGCTCCACAATAATTCCTTTTGGACTAGAGCAGATGTTGCAGAAGATTTAAAGACTGCCAGTGCTGGCAATCACAAGGGCCACCCATGAAGACTTAGAAAAGATAGGGATCAGGAGACACCTCACCTGTTTGTTTACAAACACTAGTAAAACGGCATCCTGGAGCTCATCTTCTGCCAACATTCTGGTGAGTTCTTCTCTTGCTTCATTCACTCTCTCCCTATCATTGCTGTCCACTACAAAGATTAAGCCTAAGCAGGAGTCAGAGGAGAGATGCAATCAGTGTTCAGTAATAACTAGGTCACATAAGAAGGGCCGTACGGAGTCAGACCaatgggtccatctagcccagtatcctcagACActggccagatgcttcagagggaatgaacagaacatggcaatttcAAAGTGATCCACCcctgctgtccagtcccagcttctggcagttgggggtttagggacacctggagcatggggttgtgtccctgactatcttggctataGTCACTGATGGGTCCTCCGTCACACTTTGACCTAGTTCatagagaaggaaaaaagttAGCTTACTTGTCCTTTCAATTACATAGCCAAAGATTATGGATTTTCACTTTGTGCAAGGCTAATTCCTCAAGCTTCCACTCCTGGTAAAACCCAAGTGAAGTTGGAGTACTGATAATGTGTCATCCCAGCCAATCTTATTTTAACCAAAGACCCCAATTTCTGAAAGCGTCAAATTGAAACTCTGACAATTTCTACTGCAGGCTGCAAGAAAAGCTAACCCTACTGCCTCTTTGTAGGCCTGTTAAAGTAATGCCTACCCCGGGCCATCGCTGCCACAAGCAAAGCTGCAGCATCATATGATTCTGGGACACAGTTAAGTTTTGTCTGGACAATCAACCAGCTATTTGGGTCTCCCAATGTTTTTAAGGCCTAGTAAGCAGAGGCAGTCTAAAACCATCACTGAACAAACTGCCTGTTTTGTCAGCAGTGCGTCTGAGGGTAAGCTAAGGAGTAGAGTCTCTGTGCACAGGACTGTAAAACGTGCCTGGCTCACTGCAGTCCAGCAACTTGCTCTGCAGAGCCAAAACCTAAACTCCAGCACCTCCACCTTCGTTTGAGCTTGTTTCCAGAGCGAGGTGCTAAAATTCAGCAGAGGGCATCCAGCATCATCAACTGCATGTGGATCCTTTTCCAGGCCTCCACCCCCACAATCGCTGCACAAATAAAAGCATTTCTTAAATAGGCCATTTTGGAGGCATGGGCTGTATCGCAGGAAACCCCTCAATAAATTACCTGGGACTTGCACAAAAGGCTATATCCAGGCTCTCAACTGCCATGTCAGTCACATTGATTTAACTGTGTGTGTGGCAAGTAAGAGTGGTTTCAAAAAGTGCTTTAAACAGAAACTAACTATGGAGACCATAGCAGCCACTCCAGAATTAGGTAAAGAATTAAAGAGCGGCACAGAGGGAGAAGTGAAAGGCAAGATACAAGACTGATGTTTGTTGGCTTAGAGAAGCCACAGCTGAGGCCTGAACAGTCACATGCACAAGGCTGACAGCATTTAGCCAAGTGACATTCACAGTATGTATGCAGTTTAAATATGTGCACTTACCTTGTGTGTTCTGGAAATAGTGTCGCCAAAGGGGTCTGATTTTGTCCTGGCCACCCACATCCCAGACTGTGAAGCTTATGTTTTTGTATTCTACAGTCTCCACATTGAAACCTACAAGGAAGAAAGTCAGAGaacttaggaagaaagaatcccatgcactgctacagactgagGACCAGctggctaagtagcagttctgcagaagaggacctgggaattacagtggatgagaacctggatatgagtcagcagtgtgcccttgttgccaagaaggctaatggcatattgggctgcattagtaggagcattgccagcagattgagggaagtgattattcccctctattcggcactggtgaggccacatctggagtattgtgtccagttttggtccccccactacagaagggatgtggagaaattggaaagagtccagcagagggcaacgaaaatgattagggcgctggggcacatgacttacgaggagaagctgaaggaactgggcttgtttagtctgcagacgagaagagtgaggggggatttgatagcagccttcaactccctgaagggggttccaaagaggaaggagctcagttgttcagtggtggcagatgacagaacaagaagcaatggcctcaagttacagtgggggaggtctaggttggatattaggaaacactatttcactaggagggtggtgaagccctggaataggttacctagggaggtggtggtggaatctccctgcttagaggtttttacggcctggcttgacaaagccctggctgggatgatttagttggggttggtcctgctttgagcagggggttggactagatgacctcctgaggtctcttccaacgctaatattctatgaaatggTCACTTAGATTGTCATAAGTGTGTTTTTGGTGCATTActtatgaatttcaaaatgtttgttgtGGGAGTATTTATCAGTTACATTTTCACTGTCACTGCTGGacttctgaaatgattttttattgCTCAACATAATCAACCCTCCTAGGGGAAGATTTCCTCTTCAAAAAGTACAGTTTTATTAGGATTTTatgaattttattaaaattttttttccaagctgtTTGGTATGTTGCTAGAGATAGATTTATATAATCCTTATGATTTATTTCCCCTGTCAAACTGGGTTTAGAATAAGTTATATATTTAAACAGTGAGACAAATGGCTGTAGGAGGAATCTTTTCTtgacctttaaaacaaaacaaaaaaaaaccactgcaCTGAGTAATagagtgactttaaaaaaaaaaaaaaaaaattttgttttgatggtCTAGCTTAGACAAAGGGAATTGAACACTTATTTGCAATATCTACAGCTTCATCATATGCTGGTCGCACCAACAGAGCTGTAACGAAACAGACAAATTACCTgagtgtatttaaaataaataaataaataaataaataaataaacatcaCCCAGAGAAACCATGGAGGAGTTCATAAGCATGACCAGCAAATTCCAGTCAGTCTCCAAAGATGAAAAGTATGTTTGGTTCATTCATGGAACAATTTTTCCCTTTAGTCTTGTTTTAGAACAAACATTCAATTGACATGATTCAATCGTTATGACCAGGCTACACTCCACCCGGCAGAGCTGGAAGGTTGCTGGATACACTGAGAAGGAAGTGTGCAAAACATGTTGATGGGAAATTCGTTAATCTGAATCTTCATGGGTGGAGCATTGTACACAACGATGCAGTAATGTGTGTGTGGCAACAGAAGATGGGATTGTTTCTATAAGATAAACAACTGATACATCAGAAAGTGCCCATATAGCAGATTTAGTAGTGAAAGCTATAACGAACTGTgaacaaaaattcaaatgtcAAGTGCATAGCTTTGTCATGCTGCAAATGTAGCAAAGAGGAAAAGAAGTCTAGACGAAGAGAACCTGAAACTTGTAATAAAAAGggtgcagtgctcatttgatgcatctTTTAAATTTAAGAACAACTCCAGGAATAAAGGAAAACGTTGTTGAAATTGAAACACACTTCCACTTTGCTTCAGCTTCCCTGGAGATAGGAGGATCCAAACTAATTCTCTTCCAAGATGTATGATGGAATTCAGTGAGTGACTTTTGATCTATTTATTAAGAAtggactgtcaaggttccttccccactctaaactctagggtacagatgtggggaactgcatgaaaacctcctaaacttacttttaccagcttaagttaaaacttccaaggtacaaacttatCTTTTgaccttggactttcactgccaccaaacgtctaaccagtattattttattaggaaagagtccatttggaaacttctttcccaaACGTTAcccccccttttcctggggaaggtttgataaaaatcctcactaatttgcataggtgaacacagacccaaacccttggatcttaagaacaatgaaaaagcattcagtttcttaaaaaaagaattttaatagaagtaaaaagaatcacctctgtaaaatcaggatggtaaataccttacagggtaatcagattcaaaacagagaatccctctaggcaaaaccttaagttacaaaaagacacaaaaacaagaatatccattccattcagcacagcttattttctcaaccatttaaacaaacagactaacgcatatctagctagattacttactaagttttaagactccattcctgttctgtccccagcaaaagcatcacagacagagaccctttgtttcttccccccctccagtttggaaagtatcttgtctcgtcattggtcattttggtcaggtgccagcgaggttatcctagtttcttaaccctttacaggtgaaaaggcttttcctctggccaggagggattttaaaggtgtttacccttccctttatatttatgacaccccaaatcacagaaagggtgaaacgctggctgggatttcttcctggagcgctaggaaaaaacagttaagacacatgcacctctaaatatactactaggtatataaagactaataatatttttcacatctcaaagatgattttaaccagttgattctgggaaactttcatgggagagtgcatcagccactttgttagaagctcctgagatgtgttggatgttgaaatcaaaatcttggagagctaaactccattgAAAAAGTTTTGTTATTTCttgtggcggtatgaagccactgtagcacagcatggtcggtttgcaggtggaaacgctgtccccaaacatatgggcatagcttttccagagcttagacaatggcgtaacattctttttcactgactgaccagttgctttccctctcagacagcttcttgttGGAAAaaactacagggtggaattcttgatccggtccttcctgcattaaaactgctctcacaccacgctcggacgtatctgtggttactaggaacggtttgtcaaagtctggggcccttagtacagggtcagacatgagtgtcgctttaagcaaGTTAAAGGCCTTCtaacactcttcggtccactgaatggcactTGGccgtttctttttggttaggtctatcagtggggcggcgatttggctgtattgaggTACAAATCGcgtgtaataaccggccaagtcTAAGGAGGACTGaatctgtttctttgactttgggacaggccacttttggatagcatccactttggcctgtagggggttgatagttacttgactcacctggtgtccaaggtaagtcactctgtttaggtctatttgacacttcttagccttaactgCTATTCCGCCTCTCTTATGTGCTCGAAGACTTTTAGTAGATGTTcgaggtgttctgcccaggaatccgaaaatatggccacatcgtcaaggtgggcaactgcatattctcccaatcccactaggagaccatctacaagtctttggaaggtggcgggtgcattctgcagcctgaaagggagtacattaaattcatacagcctgacatgggtggtgaaggctgacctttccgtggcggattcatctagcggtacttgccagtaccccttggttaagtccaaggtagagatgaactgggtctGTCTCAGTTTCtataatagttcatctgtgcatggcattggatagttgtcagggcgagttacagcatttagctgaTGGTACTCCATGCAAAaccgtatctccccatctggtttgggaactagaaccactggagatgcccatgcactgccagaggggtggattacacccatctataacatatcctggatctcccattctatagcagttttagcttgaggagacacccggtaagattggactttaattgggtgagcattagctgtgtcaatggagtggtatgcctgttcagtcagtcttggggtggctgagaacattggcgCGTAGCTACTGCACAGCTCCTgtatctgctgtcactgcatatgcccaagggtcatggagaggttcatctcttccacgcaccagcacttttccctttgtagtagacaccttcaggccacccagcgtcatctcctccctggactATAAACtaacaaacctttaattctctggaataaaagggctttagagaattaatatggtataccttaggcttttggttggaggtggggaatgctatgaaataattaacagctcccaggcactcctggactgtgaatggcccttcccacaatgcttccattttatgggcctggagcgcctttaagaccatgaactggtctcctactttgaaggaatgctctctggcatgttgatcataccaggctttttgctctttttgagcatcctttaggttttctttagcaagggctagagaggttcggagggtgttttgtaggttggttacaaagtccagaatgttagttcctggagaaagtgtaaacccctcccattgctgcttcaccaactgcaATGGCCCCTTAatctcacggccatatacaagttcaaatggtgaaaaccctaaactaggatgtggtacagctctgtaggcaaagaacaactgctgcaacactaggtcccaatcattggagtgctcattcatgaatttacgtatcatggcccccaaagttccactAAAcgtctccaccaggccatttgtttgagggtggtaaggagtggcaaccaagtgatctaccccatgagcttccaaaaggctttccatagttcctgccaggaaattagttcctgcatttgtgaggatgtcggagggccaacctaccctggcaaaaatgtctgctagtgcctggcacacacttttagccctggtgttgcttagagctactgcttccggccatcaggtggcaaaattcatgaaagtcagtatgttctgctttcctctgggtgtcttttttggaaaaggacccagaatattcagagttacttgctgaaatggaacttcaatgatggggagtggttggagaagggctttgacctggtcttggggttttcccactttttggcatacctcaagaccggacataggtaaaAACATGTTTGCCCATTCTCTCCctgtggaatgacctccccaaacggtctttggtcctgttcaccccagcatggtcactaggatgatcgtggctaagctcaagagcttgacccggtacttagttggaactaccaactgtctgagGATTCCAGTCTTCCTGgtatccaccagaaagagtttccatgtataaaagtcctctttctgcaacaaacctggattgattagaagagctgagcggcggtgggttgctctgtgctgccgtcctctggaggctttcatctgcttcctgttcggtctggaactgttcccttgatgctggagacatcagttcctcattggattgtggacctatgcttggtccctctggaagcgatgtaggggatggggctgtttccgttgactgtgaaccgctctcctctggtgcactatgttggggttcaggctccggctgagcctcttgtgtaggattATCGGCCGCTGCTGGTCCAGGTTCGctgggccctctggtgttggggttgcaagtactggattcagtgctggcaatgggtctggtgctagttctgctggttccggttctggctctgtctgggtctctgggactggatccactactgctgttgcagacattggcctgggatccaggtccatcacctctgaccaggtcctggtagaagtttccggaacagagctaggcgtgatggcttgtttagtctggctgcgggtgaccattcccaccctcttggcttgcttcacatgattggccaagtcttcccccaacagcatggggatgggatcatcatcatagactgcaaaagtccacgttcctgaccagcccttgtactggacaggcaacttggctgtaggcaaattgaaagagttggacttgaagggttgaatcatcacttggatctctggattgattaaattggggtccaccaaggaagcatggatagctgatacttgtgctccggtgtccctccacgcggtgaccttcttcccacccacactcagtttccctccgctctgaggatatctgggaggtatctgggcctgaggacctctggtgtgatgctggtgcaatgaactgtaatctgttggggttcttggggcagttggcctttacatgccccggcttgttacatttaaaacatcgtccagctgacagatcactggggcaaggtgggttgctggataacggtgtggtgggacgataaggtgtctggaggatTCCTTGGGGgatagttggggccttgggcagcccccGATAGTAGGGGGttgtctgaggttgtcccttctggtatccgctccaactgcagccagttttttcttttctcccacctccacccatttggctccattctcccctgccttgattacagttttgggcttcccatctaggatgtatctttctatttcctcaggaacaccctctaggaactgctccatttgcattaggaaggacaaatcttctggagatttaacacttgctcctgatatccagccatcccaatgtttcacaatgtggtaggcatgtcgggtaaatgacacgtctggtttccaccttagggctctgaaccgccgacaggAATGCTCGGGAGTTAGCCctattctgactctcgccttgttTTAAACAGTtgatactggttcatgtgttccttaggcatttcagccgccacctcagctaagggtccactgagctgtggccatGTATtgatctgtagagatgctgtacccaaggcaagCCCTTTCGAAGTTTGCTAAGGCGGCcccggtatcatcgcctgccttgtaggtggggagctttctgggatgggaagtggtacctggagaaggattgctagggtttgttggtatattctgctgagcctttgccttctccacctccagtgcatgcttccattctttttccttctcctccagttctttggcccttgcctccatagctctcctgtgggcagcctcttggttcttttctacctccatttctctcctgtgggcagcttctagggctttttctgcctcttttgctgcctccagtctggctaactccaatttgtgtcgtgtcttggtttctgtcatctttgcctctgtttttaaactaactttacacccgagagttagaaataaaacaaaaacaaaaaaacccccaaaacttggcttgtaaaattttgctgtgctgtaataggatacctatattctctgatagtgattgtcagcctacagaaaaatcctaaaaaaaaccaCGAAagaaaccctaacacctttgtctccagggaaataggcagaaaacccctctagttgctcttaagtaaacaaaacaaaaaacttcaggtctgaaGACTGGTGACTTTCCCTGCAgaaggttaactaccctgcctttagatagagaaaactccagctcacaaaagacaattccctttcgtctctgctctggcccccaaagagagaaaaaaaaaaccactaactgctttcagtttaaaacctgctttccagcaacccaaaggaaaaaaaaaatcacttaatctgtgcttctggttcaaaaaacacacacaaacacacacaaaccactTAAAATTTTTCTCAAAATGATTTtaagttaatcccaccactctgccaccatgtcaaggttccttccccactctgaactctagggtacagatgtggggacctgcatgaaaacctcctaaacttatttttaccagcttaggttaaaacttccccaagatgcaaactattttaccttttgcccttggactttcactgccaccaccaagcgtctaaccggtattattttattaggaaagagtccgtttggaaacgtctttccccccaaaatcctcccagaTGTTaccctccctttcctggggaaggtttgataaaaatcctcacccatttgcataggtgatcacagacccaaacccttggatcttaacaatgaaaaagcattcagtttcttaaaagaagaattaagagaagaaagtaaaaagaatcacctctgtaaaatcaggatggtaaataccttacagggtaatcagattcaaaatctagagaatccctctaggcaaagccttaagttacaaaaagacacaaaaagcaggaatatctactccattcagcacagcttattttctcagccatttaaacaaacagaatctaccacatatctagctagattacttactaagttttaagactccattcctgttctgtccccagcaaaaacaCACAGAGACCCAGACCCTtagtttctcccccctccagctttgaaagcatcttttctcctcattggtcattttggtcaggtgccagcaaggttatcctagcttcttaaccctttacaggtgaaaaggctttttctctggccaggagggattttaaaggtgtttatatttatgacactggcCTATTCTGATAATTTGTGAAGAAAATGGAgaccaaaaaaagagaaaactatTGCAGCCAAAGTTGTCAACACTGGGCTAAAGAGAAATGCAGAAGATATGCTGAATAGCTTGAAACCTATTTCCATAGCCCGGAACAAACTGCAGAAAGATTGCTACTCTggtgctgatgctgttgaaatttggaaaggaCTTCAAGAGCCAGTGAAGACAGACAGAGGCACCAACAGAGTTCAGCAGCAGGCAATAAAGAAGCAGGTGGATCACGCATTTGCTCCACCTCATTTAGATGCCTAGCTGCTGCAGAAGAACCAGCTGCTATGACATGGGCATCTAATAATTACCTCTCTGTCATACCGACCATAGCAGAGACCAGGGATAGAGGGGACCATTCAAGCAGTAGGTGTTGGCTGATGATGTTTTAAGAAAGTCAGACCACTGAACTGGTGAAAGTCActagctaagcacctggaaccagagtttgttgaagggCTAAACCAGCTTCTGACAGCAATTGTCTCTTTTGGAGgcacagaaggattttttttttttttagactaattcaaagttgagaaatcaACTGGGAGATGAAAAAACAAGAAAGCTTGTGTCTCTTCCAGACTACAAATGAAAATAAGGAGTGGATGAGATCTGGTTGTTTTAAATTTTGAAGAACAGCCTAAATAACTTAGGAGACAGTTGTCTcatttccaaaacatttaatgttgttttgtttaataaattgtacatGCTGTTGTGTGTTTAATAAAATTCCAATTGCTATCCTAATACTGCTTGACAAAAATCATGAGGAAAGTTAATTATCTAATAAGCAGTATatcattcactattttctaacatactaaaattGTATAATTAATaagctgaaaatattaagctatataattgcttaaataaatgtatacagtGTACCCTCCTACGTAGCAAAAAGACTTACCAAATCTAGTGTAcaggctctatttagttgtaaatcaacatgttttaatgattatatAAACCAgtgagaatgcacctttctttgaaaaataaaaggaagtacaaCTGGAAAAGGTGATTAAAACTGAtgctttccacttggtgatttaaattgccTTGTTTTAAAATCAATCCACTCTGGCCCAAGGTAGAGATGTAAATATTGGTTAAAAAAGTTCACCggttaaacaattaaaattatatcatttaaccAGTTAACTGATGTCGTTCCATGGCAGGccagagtggggcagcaggggctagAGTCCTGCTGAGACCAGGGCCCCGCTAGGCTGCACACTGTGGCCTGGGTTGCTCTGGCCTGGCTTCCCCGGGCCGTGCCCGTGCTCCATGGCTCCTGCATGGGATAACTGTTAAGTTCTGGTTAACAGTAAGCCTAATGCTTACtggttaaccttttacatccctagCCCAAGGTTAGGGTCTGTGACAGAATTGGGAACATAACCCATCTCTCTCATTTCCTAATCCCCAGTCTGAACCATTAGACCATATTGCCTCTTTGTAAATTTCAGTCCATGCATCCCATTAATCAAACATTTAACAGTAGTGTTAGGACAAGAGGTTTTCTGCTCCTTTTAGAATCAGGGATCATTACAGTGAAGTTAGAGAAGTGCTTTAACTCCCTACTCTAATACCAGGTTCCTCTGGCCACTCTCGACCCACACTACATGATCTGTTATAAGTCACAACAATGCTCACAAACTGGTGTGTCAGAAAGTCCTTGTGAATCACTGATTACGTTCCTTTACTGTACACATCTAATGGAGTCCATATATTAGTAAAACCTACCTATTGTTGGGATGGTGGTCACAATTTCCCCCAGCTTAAGTTTGTAAAGGATGGTTGTTTTTCCTGCTGCATCCAGACCTACCATGAGAATTCGCATTTCTTTCTTCCCAAAGaggtttttaaacagtttttcaaagacattCCCCATTGTAATTGGTTATGTTCtctgttaagaaaaaaaaaaaaagattgatttaGCA
This window encodes:
- the LOC119849118 gene encoding ADP-ribosylation factor 2 translates to MGNVFEKLFKNLFGKKEMRILMVGLDAAGKTTILYKLKLGEIVTTIPTIGFNVETVEYKNISFTVWDVGGQDKIRPLWRHYFQNTQGLIFVVDSNDRERVNEAREELTRMLAEDELQDAVLLVFVNKQDLPNAMNAAEITDKLGLHSLRQRNWYIQATCATSGDGLYEGLDWLSNQLKNQK